A part of Streptomyces sp. NBC_01451 genomic DNA contains:
- a CDS encoding ABC transporter ATP-binding protein: MSSDKASVEVPVESTEGGPLLEVDGLTVAFGPLRAVDGLSFRLAKGAALGLVGESGSGKSTVASALLGLHRGTGAEVGGTIRVAGTDVRQASEAELRRLRGAKAAMVFQDPLSSLDPYYAVGDQIAEVYRVHTRVSRRAARARAVDVLDRVGIPDAVRRSRSRPHEFSGGMRQRALIAMALACEPGLLIADEPTTALDVTVQAQILDLLHTLREETGMGLLLVTHDVGVAAESVDDVLVMRHGRAVEYGPVAAVLGAPAQAYTRELLAAVPRVDARRVRADASGSGSGSDAGSGSGSGSEEVVLEAVGLRREFGRGKRAFAAVDDVSLTVRRGETLGIVGESGSGKTTLGRMLVGLLEPTAGEVRYEGRVRSGAGPAVQMVFQDPVASLNPRRSVGESIADPLRARGERDEGRVRGRVGELLERVGLDPAHFGRYPHEFSGGQRQRVGIARALAAEPRVIVCDEPVSALDVTTQAQVVALLGELQRELGLALVFVAHDLAVVRQVSDRVAVMKGGRIVESGPADQVYDNPSAPYTRQLLAAVPALDPETATRRRTARQELTRA, translated from the coding sequence ATGAGCTCGGACAAGGCCTCGGTCGAGGTCCCGGTGGAGAGCACGGAGGGCGGGCCTCTCCTGGAGGTCGACGGACTGACGGTCGCCTTCGGCCCGCTGCGGGCCGTGGACGGGCTGTCGTTCCGGCTCGCGAAGGGCGCCGCGCTGGGCCTGGTCGGCGAGTCCGGGTCCGGCAAGTCCACGGTCGCGTCCGCCCTGCTCGGGCTGCACCGCGGTACGGGAGCGGAGGTCGGCGGCACGATCCGGGTCGCCGGAACCGACGTACGGCAGGCGTCCGAGGCCGAGCTGCGGCGGCTGCGCGGGGCGAAGGCGGCGATGGTCTTCCAGGACCCGCTGTCCTCCCTCGACCCGTACTACGCGGTGGGCGACCAGATCGCCGAGGTGTACCGGGTGCACACGAGGGTGTCCCGGCGGGCCGCACGCGCGCGTGCCGTCGACGTACTGGACAGGGTCGGGATTCCGGACGCCGTACGACGGTCCCGGTCCCGGCCGCACGAGTTCAGCGGCGGGATGCGCCAGCGCGCGCTGATCGCCATGGCGCTCGCCTGCGAACCCGGCCTGCTGATCGCCGACGAACCGACGACCGCGCTGGACGTGACCGTCCAGGCCCAGATCCTCGACCTGCTGCACACGCTGCGCGAGGAGACCGGCATGGGCCTGCTCCTGGTCACGCACGACGTGGGCGTCGCGGCGGAGAGCGTCGACGACGTGCTGGTGATGCGGCACGGGCGCGCCGTCGAGTACGGCCCGGTCGCCGCCGTACTGGGGGCGCCCGCCCAGGCGTACACGCGTGAACTGCTCGCCGCGGTACCGCGCGTGGACGCGCGGCGCGTCCGCGCGGACGCCTCCGGCTCAGGCTCAGGCTCAGACGCCGGCTCCGGTTCCGGTTCCGGCTCCGAAGAGGTCGTGCTGGAGGCCGTCGGTCTGCGGCGCGAGTTCGGGCGCGGGAAGCGGGCGTTCGCGGCCGTGGACGACGTGTCGCTGACCGTGCGCCGGGGCGAGACCCTGGGGATCGTCGGCGAGAGCGGCAGCGGCAAGACGACGCTCGGGCGGATGCTGGTCGGGCTGCTGGAGCCGACGGCGGGCGAGGTGCGCTACGAGGGGCGCGTGCGGTCCGGGGCCGGCCCGGCGGTGCAGATGGTCTTCCAGGACCCGGTCGCCTCCCTCAACCCCCGCCGCAGCGTGGGCGAGTCGATCGCCGACCCGCTGCGGGCGCGGGGCGAGAGGGACGAGGGGCGTGTCCGGGGGCGCGTGGGAGAGCTGCTGGAGCGCGTGGGACTCGACCCGGCGCACTTCGGCCGCTACCCGCACGAGTTCAGCGGGGGCCAGCGCCAACGCGTCGGCATCGCGCGGGCGCTGGCCGCCGAGCCGCGCGTCATCGTCTGCGACGAGCCGGTATCGGCGCTCGACGTCACGACCCAGGCCCAGGTGGTCGCCCTGCTCGGCGAGTTGCAGCGCGAACTCGGCCTCGCGCTGGTGTTCGTCGCCCACGACCTCGCCGTCGTGCGCCAGGTCAGTGACCGCGTCGCGGTGATGAAAGGGGGTCGTATCGTCGAATCGGGCCCCGCCGACCAGGTGTACGACAATCCGAGCGCTCCGTACACCCGGCAGCTGCTGGCCGCCGTACCCGCTCTCGACCCGGAGACCGCGACCCGGCGACGCACCGCCCGACAGGAGTTGACCCGGGCGTGA